Below is a genomic region from Triticum dicoccoides isolate Atlit2015 ecotype Zavitan chromosome 5A, WEW_v2.0, whole genome shotgun sequence.
gctggaagagttttattcaaggcgaactgtcaaggggttcccattattacccaaccgcataaggaacgcaaaatctgggaacataacaccgatatgacggaaactagggcggcaagagtggaacaaaacaccaggcataaggccgagccttccaccctttaccaactatatagatgcattaattaaataagagatattgtgatatcccaacaagcaaaacaatgttccaacaaggaacgatctccatgttccaacaaggaacaaacttcaatcttcacctgcaactaacaacgctataagaggggctgagcaaagcggtaacatagccaaacaacggtttgctaggacaaggtgggttagaggctcatggcaatatgagaggcaatgataagcgagtggtaggtatcgtatcataggcatagcaaaagagcgagcaactagcaagaaaagatagaagtgatttcgagggtatgttcatcttgcctgagatcccgcaagggagaagaacgagtccatgaagaagacaaacggacgtagataaacggatcctcacaacacgacgttatcggaaccaacccgaagaagcaacaccggaaaaggagcaaacaacatagtaaacaaccaacacatggacatggcatgatgcacaatcaagtatgatgcatgtccggtttaatgaagcatggcatggcaatatgcacaaacaatactacaaattaagtggagctcaatatgcaactccgttgcatattgacgaaacaccacgtgacttatttggttcgaacttgtttatgtacccaacaatattaaatgttgttaaacatggcaagagggtgaaacataataaaactacctatctaggcaagcttaaatgaggccggaagcaacgaataacaattccggtaaatcctcatatgcatatattagatttggtactgttctgccctaaacacaattttagagttgttaaacatgcaaagtaaagccaccatgttaaactagacatttttctaccctatttacatataaagtttgttacaaaccgagttacggttatttagttatgaaataaatcattttagcaagttattaagcaaatttaaacaaacaacattttaaacatgttaaacatggatgagagtgacatattatgaaactagatgaatttctaagcaagtttcatatataaattgttttaatccgatgcacggttagtgagttattaaatgcatgaagtgcaagggcttTTCTGTAAATCTGCGTTCTCAGGAAAATTAGCTAAAACGTTCTGCGGAAAAAAAACACATCTCGGGCCAAAACTGCAGTCTGGCCCAACGGTAGAAATAAAACAAAGGAGGGGCTCTgtgggtggcctcacccatgggcttcggcccggtcaAAGGAGAAGGCTGCAGAGGGGTGCTGGCGCGCTGGGCCTTGcgcaaggaggcccaggcgcgggcGACGTGGAGGTCCATCGGGAGCCGAAGCAGGCCGAGGCGAGGCCGGCCCAGGCGAAAGGAGGCAGGGCGTTGCTGTAACTAGGCTTCGCGCGGAGGACGGAGCTGGGCCTCGTAGGCAGATCGAGCGGAGGCAGGGCGAGGTCCACGCGAGGCAGGGACACGGGCTTCAGGTCGGGCGCCGGTCTCCCTCGAGAAGAAAACGCAGCAGCAGGAGGAAGGAAGCGGCGGCGCGATGAAGCTTCGGCGACGACGGGTCCGGTGACGCTGGTGAGGCCGGGAACGATTCGCAGGGCCCCGGATCCGGTGGATCCCTGCCGGATCTGGCGAAGACGGGGTCAACGGCGAACTCCCTGGGCGGCGGCTACGGgaacctgagagagagagagagtacttagAGAGAGAGACGATGGgaggaggagaacgaagggagGGAGAGGGACGAGGCCGGTCCTGGCGGCTCATGGTGACGAAGACGAGATGCTGTTGCGCGAGCAGAGGAAGAGCTCGACAGGGGCTCGGGCGCTCGCTCGTGGCTGTCTTTGGGAGTAGGGAAGGAAGGTGCGAGGAGGCGTGGGCGCGGAGGAGCTCCACTCCTCTGGATTGAACAGGGAGGAGGAGGCGCTCGATGGATCGGGAGGAGCTGGTGCGGTGGGATTGGTTCGATGAACGAGGAGACCAGGGGAGGTTTGTGGTTGGCTGTGGGTGAGATCCCGATGGGATTTGGGGAATAAGTGTGGCGGCGGCGGAAAGGACAAGCGCCTGGTCTAGATTTAGACTAGAGTATATATATATGAGGGAGACATTTAGAGACTAATCCGTCCCTACGATGGTAATCGGAGGGTTGGGAAAAAATAaactaggaagtccaattaacaaaacagagacgttttgtagatgtttggggatgatctggacacaACGGCGACGAAAGTCCGGTTCGGGTCCGgggcagctttcggacgcgcgcgaggagggccgcgggctgacaagagaggttaggttggacctgacggtaggtagtgggctgtgtagacggtctagagaggaaagagagggaaagcccggcaacagttttcggagaccgaaaacgtccgacgctagaccggctatactgccgctatagttatccgttggggcgtcaaacggactccgaatgcgatgaaacttggcaggcggcctacctacaacataaaaacaccgcatgccaactttcatcccattccgagaacattttccgaccacttataaaataatatttcggacatgccgcgggcgcgtgcaagtgtgtctgggctcagaacggacaacggagagaaccggaagacccggacggatgcaggttttgaaacatgatgatgcaatgcacatgatgacatgacacgatgcaacacgcaagcaaatgacatggcaacgacgacgaataactggaagacacctggcgcatcggtctcggggcgttacaacatgcGATGCCAATGAGGCAGGTGATGAGGTCCCGTGCTCTGTAGCATTAGACATAGCAGCAGCATGGATGGCAGTGAGGCGGGATGCTACAGATGAAAACCTTGTGTCGGCTTGGTCGACACCGATGATGACTACGCCTTTGGGCGCCGTGTTCCTCTTTGGAGGCACCATCGTGAAGCTCCACCACCTCGCCTGACCGGTGCTATCTCCGGGCGAAAGCCTAAGATCTAGCTTCTAGATCGGATGACGACGGCGTTCTTGACACCGTAACCTCCTTAGAGGCGTCGTCTTGGAGTCACCGACCATTATTGGATGTCTATTGTTTGGTTGCAGGGCGGTTGACTGGTATGAGGTCCATGGCTGCGAGTAGCGCTGGAAGTCACAggaaggaggtggagcggcttcgtcttgcatggagcttttggtggagatgtcaagtcatgcctggccgacaggtgctacgctgtgTCATGCCTGAtcagcaggtgctacgcacgacaaatCTTCCAAAATCTTCGCGTCTGGATGGACGAGCGCGGTGCGGTGGcaccgttgggcgccgtggtggcgtcgacggatggACGGACTGACAAGGATGATGCGGATCTCTCTCTGAAGATGGGTCAGCGGGCGCCATGGTGGCGTCGGCGGATGGACGGACTGACAAGGATGATGCGGATCTCTCTCTGAAGATGGGTCAGCGATCTGATGAAGATGGCAGCGTCTAGAACTTATGCATGTGATGTATGTTTTAGGTCTGCTGCACCGGCTGTTGGTTCTGATACGTTATGTGGATGGACGGCGACGACACCCGATTTAGATATGGggagtgagagcactccacatGATCGAGTTTTGTAGGTGTGAATGGTAGCTTTGGATGACTTGATATATGTTCTTATTAGACCTTTGTTgaataataaataaaaattgccgcatgcatcgattgatgcagaggctggggtctTAAcctcctttttcaaaaaaaaaacttttcGGTGCCCCAAACAAATATACGGTTGGAATTAACCGGGATCGATAAGGTCAGGGTGCTGATTTCCGGGTTTATGAGTTTAAGGTTCGATTTCAGACTTGACGTACGAGTTGaaggtttattttagacttttCTCCCTGAAAAATGTCTGTTGGATGTCACAGCCAAGGGGTaacccacaattagttgccccataTACTGATATTGTTACGTTTCACAAATGAATGACAAATTTCTTCTCGCAAAAAACAAGAATGACAAATTTCTATCTTTTATTTTTGAAGCATTCCGATGCCACCGAAAGAGAGGGAGAGCCCCCTCCCTTCATCTTCTTCCTTGACgttcccctagatgggagaagggtcccCCCCCTCCAATTCTTGGTGGGCATGGCTCTGAAGGACTATATCCCCTCCGACATTGGATCTAACATTCTCCGGTAGAGTGCCAAAAAGGGCTAGATTTGTTCACCACGGAACCGCCTGTGGCGGCAAAAAGCTGTCAAAGAAAACAACGAAGGTTTTCAAGGTATTAATGATTCAGGAGTCCAAGAGGTAGTGGAGGAGCCTCCTACGCCGCCCACACGTCGTGAGCCCTGGGTGGCCACTCTGCTTGATCTTTGGCCCGTCTCTTCATTCTTTGAAGAACACTTAGTTTTCAATTTTCCAAGAAATTTGGATCTCCGTAAAATAAACTTTTCTGTTAAACCACGAACACTAAAAACATTGGGTGACACTTAATTAATATGCTAGTCGATAAAATCATGAAACTATGCCTATATGGCATGTATATAGTAATGAAACATAAAAAAATTGTAGAGACGTTTAGGATGTATTACGATCTCGACACCTGTCATGATCAATCACATGTGTGGACGAGGAGGATCTCCCCTACTCTAGGAGTAGAGGACTGAGAGAGGAAAGGACTCCCGTAGGTGCGGGAGTTGGTGCGATGGGGTGAGGGGAGTCAACAATATGGTGGATGCGACGATGGTGGTAGGTGGAGGGAGGGAGGCAGACGAGCATCGCTACGGTCTCCTAAGGGTGGTGATTCCCCTCCTCGGATACTTCTCTTGGAGAATGTTGCGGATCAATTTTCCTAATCTCTGGCTTCAAATCCACGCAACATACCGCAAAGATCTTGGCAACATCATTCGACCGCACCTCTTGGCATGTACATGCTTCTATCACTTCCTACGAGTCTGATTTAGCTTAGACTGCATTGCATCCTAACCCAATTACCACTATGACACATGGTGATTTTTTTTACCAATGTGAATCTTCCTTTCGAATCACGAATGATGGCCCCTATCGCACATGCTTCCTCGTTACGAAAAAAGAAGCATTGACCTTTAGCTTAACGTAGCATTGCTCAGGTGGGGACCAAGGAGCCAACCATGGCTTAATTATGAGTAATTAGTTGTTGATATTTAGATGTAGTTCAGAACTTTTCACTTGGTTGAATTATTATATACTTTGCATAGTTATAATaagttgtatttttatgatatttcTTATGATGCATAGTCAAACATAAAGAATTGACACGGTTAATAAAATGATAGGTATTTTGGAACAATGAGTGTAATATAGTTTGGTAACTAAATGAGATATTCATTTCTATTAAACGAAAAAAGAGGCGATTAGATGGATTTCTAGCCAAGATCATTAAAAGAACACTAGATTGGTCATTGATTACATCATTCTTGACAGTTTGGCGACCGCCAACGACTACCTGAACAATTAATCACCTGAGACGGCCTTCTCCCACAACAATATATAAGCACGATAAAGTGCAGAAAAGAAACTATTTCAATCATTTCAAAACACAGGGCGTATTTTGTTGGTTGAGACAAGACTTTGACTAACAATTACTTGCAGAGATGGTCACAAGAAATCAACAATCTTCACGTTGTCATAGAATCTTCAAGTCTTATTGCACTGTGCAACTTGCTACGGATGCAGTGCAAGGGGTGTTCAACTGAATAACACTACTGTTTCCTTAAGATATTCGTTACACCATTTTGGGTTAAAGTTATAAAAGACtcggttggtgatgatggtatgtttgtcatccgtcatttctgactatCAAATCtatatctaacgactgtgaggtaagctgTGACATTTTTGCAACAAGGCCTCACTTCTCCGCTCcaatttacagaaaaccccttagtatcttaaaaccaaccacatccctcaaaTGAGCAATGGCAACAGCAAGCAATACATCATAGAACCggaattttagtttcatcaacctTTCACCATGATCTTGCTGCTAGTCCCCCAGTCAATGTCGTTGTGAAGCATGAAGACTGATATTGAACTTTGCTGTTTTTTACCAAATAGATGATTCATGACAATTTTCATACAAATTCGTGTATAAATGAAAACAAATGAGCTCATGGTCACCTGGGTCATCAAACAGCGTTCAGACAGTTGCTCATAGACCTCATACTTGGGAATCGCAAAATCATCTCCAGCACCCTAGCAATATGTTGTACAAAACGGTACCCCATCCTTTCACaagtataagatgttctaacttttatcTGAATCGGATGTATAGAGACATATTCtattgtgtttgttcactcatttcagtccgtatgtggtccatattgaaatatccaaaacatcttatatttatgaaaTTAGCAAATACTATGATACTGAACATAAAACAAATGGTACATATGTATGGACATGGAAATTATATCATAGTACATGCCAAGGAAATTAATTGTCATCAGGGCATATCAGATTAAGTTACCTGCCAAGTTGTACCATCGTCTGGATTTTATTTATTTATGCATGCAATGCCAAGAAGGCAAGAACAGAAAGGGATGAAACAACGATGATGTCAGAGTTGGTACTATGAAGAAGACTGGTTTAATTAACCACGGATTCGGGAGGCTTTCCACCTTCCAAGCATTTCACTATCCAACAATTTTAAAACATCTAAAGGAAAAATACCAGGGAGACTAGATAACAACGGCGTTAGGACAGTGAACTCTGTTTTTGTATACACCCTGTACAAGTGGCAGCACTGGATATCCTATGTGTTCACCTGGGAGTTCCAGCTCAGTCACAAGAACACAGGTAATGACAAGATTGCCTAGCCACACCCCACCATCCACAATTCTCTAGCCAGGATTCCAAAATAGGTCTTCGTATACTCCGCGGATGTCTATATTGAACTCCAAATGTGACCAGGATTATTGTGATTTACATCCCTCACTGGATGCGATGACAACAATAATCGCACCAAGGCGAACTATAAGGTTAATTGTAAAATATAATTACCATAGCCGATGCTAATCTGAACTAAGTTCTCTATGTCCCCTTCTTGGTGTTCTTTGCTCCAACCTCCCTGGTTTGTCCTACTTTGGCACGGCCAAGGTCTGACAAAGCCAAGACCAACAAATACCAAGCACAAGCACATGCCGTATCTATAAACACATTTGCTAGGGGGGACTAGCATGAACTGCTTAAGCCATATGCTACTTCCTTTCACCACCTAAGAGAGGGAGGGAGGAAATGGGCTCACGGTCACAGGGATGCGGTTCTTGCTATGTCAAAGCAATCATCAGCAGACTCAAGCCCAGATGCCTTGGAGGGAAGCCGCAGCGTTGTGAGAGCGGCGCCAGATGCGCTGGAGGGAAGCCGCAGCGCTGCGAGAGCAGCGCCAGATGCGTTGGAGGGAAGCCGCAGCGCTATGAGAGCAGCATAGTCAAGGCAGAAGTAAGGCACGATACTCTTCAGGATATTCTGTACtctcagcagagcttcgagggagatgaGATTGGGGCACCATCACCTCGAAGGCATTCCCCGAAGGTTCGTCCGCTTAACCTGGATTGCCCTTATGAGAACAACTCCCCCAATATCCAGGATAGCTTCTCCATCGACAGGGTTACTCTGAGGAGCCAACGCAGCGTAGCCAGGAGAGTCAGCTTCAGATCTCCTGATCACTCCGACATATTCATCATTCCCGCACGCAACGATCCTGCTGGTTATTACTCCAGTGATGACGAATCCACAGAGAGTATAAGCGAAGAAGACATTGGTGCGAAGAGACCTCATTGTGCTATTACCAGATACTAAAAGGCCTGCTATCTGGTGCAACATCAAAAATCAAAACAGGAAGGCTGGAAGAAAAGGGGTTCACAACGAACAAGCTCATTGTTCAGGATATTTCTTCACACCAGATACTTAAATGGTACTGAAGCAATGGACTAGATGGTTTACCCAGGAATATGATATTTGCCACTTCATAATCACGAAAAGATATTTGCCACTTCAAGGCCTAATAAATTTCATGCAGTAGTATATGTACTTTTGTGTTTCTTGCCCTTCACCTTTTCAACCTATTGTATTTTTTCCACCTTGCTATTCTGAACTGAAGTGTATCTAAGAAAGAGGTTATGTACTGTACATAATATCCTACATATGCAAGTACAAAAGCACTTCTTCCATAAAAATACTCATTAAGCTGTACAAGGTTTATTTTCTAAGACTAGGGGCAAAAGATAAGAGACGCGCACATATGACCTCATAAAACAGCCATATCTATAAGATAAATTCGTCAACAAAGTGGCAGTTCCTAATGTGAACATACGTTCAGTGGATCAGGATGAGAAACACCAGGTGTTCTACTTCTGTACACTTAGCTATATTCAGATTTGAAGCCTTCTGTCAGAGCAACAACCTTCGAAATTAACTTTGGCTGTAGCCTGGAAACAGCTTTCCGAATATCCTATAAAATGATAGTTTTGGTCAGATATGTAGCATTTTCACAGTAGTTTGATAGTTCACTGGCTACATACCTCAAGACTATATCGATTTGAGAAATGAGTGAGTATAATTGCCTCATTTCTAAACCATTGGGAATGCTCCATTATCTAGGAAGCATAAAAGGGTTTATGTTAGTGACTGATAGTATAATATATACAAATATCTCCTCATCATCAGAATTGTCCCAAAGCTCTATGGCTAGGGGGTGTCAGTATGGGAACTATTACCTCAGACAGATGCATGTGGCCATGCTCTCGAGCATGATCAACATCAACTTGGTCATCTAGGAAGGTTGCCTGCCAAAATTTCAAAAGATGTCGGCAACCAAATGATAGATGTGCAGAACTGGAGGAAGTTCAGACAGCCTTTGGGATATTCGCTGATGAATAAACTAGCAGAAATTATTACTTCTATATAACAAAACAAATGTGATACTTGTACTCATATATAAGCAACGGTGCCATGTTACAAAGCCCAGTTTCTAACATCTGATGATATGTGATGCAAAGAACACCATCCTATTATACTATTAATCACTGTCCATCTAGTTGCTTCTTAACTCAATCCCATGCTCCGTAACAATATCAAATCCCTAAATGTATTCGGTTTCATAGCATTCCACATTTTCTTTTCTCTTTATGTTACCTAATAATGTAAGTACAGCGGAGACAAACACGTTGGCCGACTTTTGCCGTCTGTGGAGTGAAGGGAAAGAACTTGACATTGCAAAGGAGTTTTCAGGAAAAGAAAATTCTGAACAATACCTCGGTTATAAGAACCTTTGCTCTCAAGGCATCCGCATTCCGTGGGTCAAGAATAAAATCAGATGTTGTATCTCCGGTAAAGGCAACTTCTGGGTACAGTATGGTATCTGTAATCTAATAAAACATAGAGTGAGTTACAAAATAAGAAACATTTCTGATTGAGAGTACAACAAAAACTCACCTCAGAGCCTGATTGCTTTAATTTTACTATTTGACTTCCCTTCAAATGGGCATATTGTTTTTTCAACTTTCTTCTAACAGAGTATATGACGTAGCCCTTCATGGTATTCACAAGGAAAAAGATGGCACGATAAGCATTAACTTATGTTCAGTAACTGCATGGTGAGTAACTCTATTAAACTACTGAGTCAAGGAGCAGTACCTGGCTGGGTACAGTATGGTGAGTCTGAAATGGTCTGGCAACAAGGTCATTGCGTATTTCATATGTTTCTCCTGAAAAAGAAATTCTGCACATTAAGAagtaaacaaggaaaaaacaaaagggCAAACGGTGAAATGATCTCCATACCCAAGTCAAGAGCAACCAATTCAACTTCCAGGTCAATTCTACTCATTCTACGATGGATCTGAAGCATCTCCTCAACATCATCCCTTATGCATGGAGGTACAAATACGGTTGGAGGCTTCAAATTGTAGAGGCCGCGGGTTGCTATATACATTGGAAGACCGCCCTGAAAAGTTGCCAGTTTACCCATAATAACTGATCTATTAGTTTTCTTTCTCTAGTGGAAGTGGATGTAAATGTTGAAATATAAGAGTTCGTCACTAATTTTCTTGAGAAAGAGATATATATGATGTTATCACGTTGTAGCAGCAACGGTAAGTCGGCACTGGAGCATATGGGAACACTGAAATAGCAAACAACAGAGCATCTCACCTTAATTTGCATTCCAGCAGAGAAATAAAATGGCATAATTAAGAAGCTATTGCTAACCCTCAAAAGTGCAACTGATAGAGCAAGGTGATTATTTAAAACATTTTAAGCAGCCTAATTCAGGCCAACTTACCCCCAAGGCTCCTATTGAGGATGATGATATTATCCCTCACAACAGTATCTGACTATCTTGCTAAACAAATTAACTTACCAGTTACTAATAAGTTACCATTATCGATTACCATGGACTCAAATactaatatactccctctgtaaataaatataagtatctaaaacgtcttatatacTACATTAAGCAAAGATTTCAGAGAAAAGGTTAACTGTAAATGCAAAACAAATCATGAAACATCTAGAAATTGTTACTTAATGCATCACACAGAACATGTTTTGCAGGCAAGGTACAAGTACTAAAACACGGTCTATTTCTATAATATAAAGCTATTTGTATTGCAAAATTGAGAGCTCCATCTCGCAATGGCGCATCATAGCTTAGCTAGAGACGCATAACAAGCAAACCAATTAACCAAGCGGAACAGCGACGAGACCAGTCAGAAAAGGGCTCGAATGCTCACGATGTGGTCGAGGTGGGCGTGGGTGATGAAGAGGTGGTCCTGGCGCACGGCGAAGAGCGGGCCGCGGCCGATGTCGAAGGCAACGTTGAGGGACGGCACGGTGACGCAGGTCTCGTGCCCGCCCACCGAGATCCCCTCGATGGCGTACCCCTCCGCCTCCACGCCCTTGCGCTGCACCTGGGCGCGCGCGCGGCGGTACTCCTCCTCGTCGGTGAGCGCCCGGTCGAGCACCGAGAGCAGCCCGCTCCCCGCGCCCCCGCCGGACCCGGAGACGGTGGAGGCGGCCGCCTTCTTCGCGGCGAGCGTCCGGAAGCGGGAGGCCGTGCCGGGGGCGGGGGCAAGGAGTCGGCGGTGGGTGAGGCGGAGCGGGGCGAGGGAGaagagggtggtggtggtggtcgccattTCGGCGTCTGGCGGAGCTGGGACGGCACGAACGGTGGCGACGGTgccgggggtttgggggttttgctgTGCTCTCGGGTCGAGGATAACGAGACGTTTTCGCGCCGGAGCCCCTGCCTTGTTGCGATATTATTTTCGTCTAATTTGTCCTAAATACCTTTCGTTTGAACTTAAGGACGTGACTAACCATCAGTCGACTTGTGGTTAGCGACAAATCCGCACGATCGAAAACCTGCGTCCCTCTCCGCGCGTGACCCACTTCGGCAGCACCACCCACGACCCAGCCTTCTCTCGCGAGGCCCACCG
It encodes:
- the LOC119302000 gene encoding tRNase Z TRZ2, chloroplastic-like; the encoded protein is MATTTTTLFSLAPLRLTHRRLLAPAPGTASRFRTLAAKKAAASTVSGSGGGAGSGLLSVLDRALTDEEEYRRARAQVQRKGVEAEGYAIEGISVGGHETCVTVPSLNVAFDIGRGPLFAVRQDHLFITHAHLDHIGGLPMYIATRGLYNLKPPTVFVPPCIRDDVEEMLQIHRRMSRIDLEVELVALDLGETYEIRNDLVARPFQTHHTVPSQGYVIYSVRRKLKKQYAHLKGSQIVKLKQSGSEITDTILYPEVAFTGDTTSDFILDPRNADALRAKVLITEATFLDDQVDVDHAREHGHMHLSEIMEHSQWFRNEAIILTHFSNRYSLEDIRKAVSRLQPKLISKVVALTEGFKSEYS